From the Acidimicrobiales bacterium genome, the window GAACCTCGACGACGTCCTGGTGTTGGAAGGCGACATTGCCGACGCCGACCTCCTCGAAGAGGCCGACATCGGACGCTACGACATGGTCGTCGCCCTGACCGGCGAGGACGACGCCAACATCCTCGCCTGCCTCTACGCGAAGTCCGCCGGTGCCGGCGAGACCGTCGCGATGGTGCATCGCCTGGCACTGCTCACCCTGCTCGGCCAGGCCGGCATCGACGTCGCCCTTTCGCCCCGCACCGCCACGGCCAACGGGGTCCTCCGTTTCGTGCGCGGTGGCGTCGCCGCCGTCGCGACGTTCCTCCAGGGCGAAGCCGAAGTGCTGGAACTCGAAGTGGCGATCAACAGCCCCGCCGACGGTGCACTCGTGAAAGATCTCGGACTCCCAAAGGACGTGCTGATCGGTGCGTTCGTCCGTGACGGGAAGCCCCAGATCGCCCGCGGTCGCAGCCGGCTCCGGGGACGTGATCACATTGTCGTCTTCGCCATGCCGACGGCGGTCGACGAGGTCCACCGAGTACTGGGGTGAGCTACCAGCCCGCAAGGGTCCGGCGCGGGCCTCGCCAGGGGAGCAGCGGGTTCGGTCGGCCGCAGTCGTATTCCCGACTGGCGGTCACCGACGGCCTGCTCCTGCTCGGGATCGGCGCGATGCTGTCCGGCCTCGGCGGCGCATTCGACGATCGCGGCGATGCAGTCGCGCTGGTCATCACCGGGCTCCTGGCGACCGGCATCGGCGTACTCGGTCACCGCTCACTCGAACGCCGGCATCGACCGGCGCCGGGTCGCGTGCTCGGCGGACTCGCGCTCACGTGGCTCGTGCTCGTCGTCATCGGAACCGGCATCTACCTCGTCACCGGAGGGATCGGGCGAGTCGACGACGCCCTCGTGGAGTCGGCGGCCGGTTTCAGCAGCACCAACCTCACGACCGTGAACCACGACGAACTCTCGGTCGCGGTACAGCTCTGGCGTGCGGCGACACAGTGGATCGGCGGCCTCCTCGGGATCCTCGCCGGCGTCGTCGCGCTGCCACTCGCGCTCCGCGGAACGATCCGGACGAGCGACGACCCCCGCGACACCGGCGTGCGCATCGCACCCACGGCGACCATCGGGCGCCGACGCATCCTGACCATCTACGCGACATTGACCGCCGTTCTCGCGGTCGCATACGCGATCGTCGGCCTCAGCCCGCGCATCAGCGTGATCCATGCGCTGACCACCATCTCCACTGGCGGCTTCTCGTCGGAACCCGATTCGTTCGCCGGCCTCGGGACCGGGGCCCGTCTGGTCGCGGTCATCGGAATGACGATCGCCGGCACGAGCTATGTCGTGATGTGGTGGGCCATTCGCGGCCGGATCGAGCCGGTGTGGCGCAGCACCGAACTGCGGGCATACCTCGGAATCCTGGCAGGCGGCTCGCTCGTCGTGTTCCTCTTCGCCGACGGGATCGCGGCGACCGACGCGATCTTCACGACGGTCTCCGCCGTGACGACCACCGGCTTCGCCGTGAACGACTGGACCGTCCTCGACGGGTCCGTTCTCATGGTCCTGCTCATGCTCGTCGCCACCGGAGCGATGTCGGGCGGGGCGGGAGGGGGACTCCATGTCGCACGCGCCTGGATGCTCCTCGGTTTCAGCTCGAGAGAACTGCGTCGCCAGCTCGATCCCCAGTCGGTGGTGGTGGTCAAGCAGAGCGGCACGCCCATCGACGAAGGCACTCTCGAAGGAATGACGGGCTACCAGATCGCCCATCTCGGGTTGTGCGCGTTGGCGGCCGTCGTCCTCGCGGCGGCCGGGTTGGGCGTCATCGACGCGCTGTACACGGGCATCTCGGTGCTCTCGACCTTCGGGCCGGGCGTCGGCCCCGGTGCCTTCGGCGACCTCGGCGACTTCTCTGCGCCGGCCCGTGTCCTGCTGGTCCCGTTCATGCTGGCCGGAAGACTCAGCGTGCTCCCGCTGCTCCTGGGTCTCGCGTGGCTCGTTCGCGTCCGACGCTCCGTCCAGCGCCGATCGCGTCGACTGGCCCGGGCGGTGCGGCGATGACCACACCGCTCACCAGCGCCACGACGGTCGGCGCAAAGCTGTCGCAACCCGATCGCGGGCACCCGAGCACGCCGCTGCATCTGATCGGCATCTCGGTCGGCGTCTTCTCGGTCGGGCTCGGTCTGTGCACCCTGCTCGAGGCGCTGTCGACCAATCGCGACACCACACCGATGCTCGTGTCCACCCTCGTGTGCGCCACGATCGGTTTCACGCTCTGGCGCTTCACGACGACGGGGGGCGTGCGCAGCCGTGACGTCTTCGCGGCGGTCGGCTGGACCTGGCTCGCGATGACCGTGATCGGAGCGGTTCCCTACGTGCTGGCCGGCTCGTTCGCACTGCCGGGCGTCGATCTCGTCGAACAGATCGTCGACTCCCTGTTCGAGTCGGCGTCAGGCTTCTCGTGCACCGGGTCGACCGCGCTCATCGACTTCGAGACTCCCGGACGCGGCCTCATGATGTATCGCCAGTTCACCCAGTGGTACGGCGGCATGGGGATGGTGGTTCTCGCCGTCGCCGTGCTCCCGTTCCTCGGTGTCGGCGGACTCGACCTCATGACGGCCGAAGCACCCGGCCCGTCGTCGGATCGTCTCGCACCCCGGGTGTCGGAGACGGCACGCCGACTGTGGACCATCTACCTCATGTTCACCGTCGTGATGATCGTCGCGCTCTGGCTCACTCCCGGCCCGACGCTCTACGACAGTGTTGCCCACGCCCTCTCCGCCACGTCCACCGGCGGATTCTCCCCCTACTCCCAGTCGATCGGCTACTACGACAGTGTCGCGGTCGAGATCGTGATCATGGCCGGTCTCCTCTTCGGCGGGACCAACTTCGCGCTCCACTGGCGGGTCGCCCGGGGCGACCGGCGCGCCTACGTCCGTGACCCCGAGTTCCGGGGCTACGCCGTGATGGTGACCGTCGTCGTCGGCCTGGTGGCACTGGCGCTTTGGCTCGATGACGGACTCGCCTTCGCCACGTCGCTGCGATTCGGCGCCTTCAACGTCATCTCGCTGGCCACCAGCACGGGTTACGGCAACGCGACCGGTCCCGGCGCGCACGGCGACTTCGTCATGTGGGCTCCGGCGGCGCAGATCCTGCTGCTGTTCATGTTCTCCGTCGGCGCGTGTACCGGGTCGACGTCGGGCGGTATCAAGGTGATGCGCGTCCAGGTGCTCTTCGCCCATGCCCTGCGGTCGATTCGCCGCACCCAGCAGCCCCGGGGCGTCCTCGTCGTCAAGCACGGCACAACCCCCGTCGACGAGGACATCGTCTCCCGTATGGCCGGATTCTTCGTCCTCTACGTCCTGCTCGTCGTGCTCGGGATCGTCGTCGTCACGTCCCTCGGCGGCGACTTCGAGACGTCGGTCGGCAGCGTCGTCGGTTCGCTGGGCGGCATGGGTCCGGGATTGGGCGAGGCGGGACCCACTGCGTCCTTCTCCGATGCATTCTCGCAGCCCGCCCGGCTGGTACTCGCGCTCCTGATGCTGATCGGGCGGCTCGAGATCTTCCCGATGCTCCTGATGTTCGCGGCGTCGTATCGGGCGCTGAACGACCGCCTCAGGCGCTGAGCAGCTCCGTCAGGGCCGCCCGGAACCACCCCGGATCGTGGCTCCCGGCCATTTCGCGGGCCGAGTGCATGGCCAGCTGGGCACAGCCGGCGTCGACGACCGCGATACCCAGCTGACCTGCGGAAACGGGGCCGATGGTCGATCCGCAGGCCAGATCGGTGCGAGTGACGAAGCGCTGCATCGGCACCTCGGCCCGCTCGCACGCGAGCGTGAAGGCGGCTGCCGTCTCGGCATCGGTCGCGTAGCGTTGGTTCGCGTTGACCTTGAGTACCGGGCCGCCGTTGACCTCGACCATGTGGCCGGGCTCGTGCCGGTCGGCGTAGTTCGGGTGGGTTGCGTGGGCGCCATCGGCCGACACCAGAAGGCTCGAGGTCCTGCTCCTGGCCCGATCCTCGAGATCGCCGCCCAGCACCGCCCCGATCCGGTCGATGAGGTCACCGAGCAGGGGAGACCCGGCCCCGGTGCTGCTCACGCTGCCGACCTCCTCGTGGTCGAACAGGCACAACATGGGAATCGAGGGTCCGGGATCGTCGGCCACCGAGAGCAGCGCATCGAGCCCCACGAAGCACGAGAGAAGGTTGTCGATCCGACCGGAGGCGAGGAACTGCTCGTCGAGCCCGGTGAGCGCCGCTGGGGTCAGATCGTGGGCCATCACCTGCCAGGAGAGGACCTCGTCGGGAGCCACGTCGAGTTGTTCGGCCAGGTACACCGGGAACGCCGGGGCCTCGGGACCGGCAGCCCAGATGGGCACCATGTGGCGCTGCCGGTCGAGGAGCAGCCCCTTGTCGTTGATCTCGCGGTCGAGATGGACGGCGAGTTGCGGCACCCGCAGCAGGGGGCGATCGTCGCGAAACAGCATCGACCTCGCCTCGTCGCCGTCGCGGACGACGACGCACCCCGCCATTCCGAGGTCGCGATCCAGCCAGGAGTTGAGCAGTGCGCCGCCGTAGATCTCGACGCCCAACTGACGCCAGCGGCGATCCCCGGCCTCGGGCTGCGGCTTGATGCGCAGGTTGGGGCTGTCGGTGTGGGCACCGATCACCCGCACGGGGCTCGATGCCCGGTGGGCATCGTCGACGACCCACGCGACCAGGGAACCCCCGCGGCGGGTGAAGCATCGCCCCCGGACCGGAATCGGT encodes:
- a CDS encoding potassium transporter TrkG; this translates as MSYQPARVRRGPRQGSSGFGRPQSYSRLAVTDGLLLLGIGAMLSGLGGAFDDRGDAVALVITGLLATGIGVLGHRSLERRHRPAPGRVLGGLALTWLVLVVIGTGIYLVTGGIGRVDDALVESAAGFSSTNLTTVNHDELSVAVQLWRAATQWIGGLLGILAGVVALPLALRGTIRTSDDPRDTGVRIAPTATIGRRRILTIYATLTAVLAVAYAIVGLSPRISVIHALTTISTGGFSSEPDSFAGLGTGARLVAVIGMTIAGTSYVVMWWAIRGRIEPVWRSTELRAYLGILAGGSLVVFLFADGIAATDAIFTTVSAVTTTGFAVNDWTVLDGSVLMVLLMLVATGAMSGGAGGGLHVARAWMLLGFSSRELRRQLDPQSVVVVKQSGTPIDEGTLEGMTGYQIAHLGLCALAAVVLAAAGLGVIDALYTGISVLSTFGPGVGPGAFGDLGDFSAPARVLLVPFMLAGRLSVLPLLLGLAWLVRVRRSVQRRSRRLARAVRR
- a CDS encoding M18 family aminopeptidase, with the translated sequence MRAPDLSISRRLLGLLDESPTPFHAVATVARELTDAGFAEFTPGTPIPVRGRCFTRRGGSLVAWVVDDAHRASSPVRVIGAHTDSPNLRIKPQPEAGDRRWRQLGVEIYGGALLNSWLDRDLGMAGCVVVRDGDEARSMLFRDDRPLLRVPQLAVHLDREINDKGLLLDRQRHMVPIWAAGPEAPAFPVYLAEQLDVAPDEVLSWQVMAHDLTPAALTGLDEQFLASGRIDNLLSCFVGLDALLSVADDPGPSIPMLCLFDHEEVGSVSSTGAGSPLLGDLIDRIGAVLGGDLEDRARSRTSSLLVSADGAHATHPNYADRHEPGHMVEVNGGPVLKVNANQRYATDAETAAAFTLACERAEVPMQRFVTRTDLACGSTIGPVSAGQLGIAVVDAGCAQLAMHSAREMAGSHDPGWFRAALTELLSA
- a CDS encoding TrkH family potassium uptake protein, yielding MTTPLTSATTVGAKLSQPDRGHPSTPLHLIGISVGVFSVGLGLCTLLEALSTNRDTTPMLVSTLVCATIGFTLWRFTTTGGVRSRDVFAAVGWTWLAMTVIGAVPYVLAGSFALPGVDLVEQIVDSLFESASGFSCTGSTALIDFETPGRGLMMYRQFTQWYGGMGMVVLAVAVLPFLGVGGLDLMTAEAPGPSSDRLAPRVSETARRLWTIYLMFTVVMIVALWLTPGPTLYDSVAHALSATSTGGFSPYSQSIGYYDSVAVEIVIMAGLLFGGTNFALHWRVARGDRRAYVRDPEFRGYAVMVTVVVGLVALALWLDDGLAFATSLRFGAFNVISLATSTGYGNATGPGAHGDFVMWAPAAQILLLFMFSVGACTGSTSGGIKVMRVQVLFAHALRSIRRTQQPRGVLVVKHGTTPVDEDIVSRMAGFFVLYVLLVVLGIVVVTSLGGDFETSVGSVVGSLGGMGPGLGEAGPTASFSDAFSQPARLVLALLMLIGRLEIFPMLLMFAASYRALNDRLRR